Below is a window of Fluviibacter phosphoraccumulans DNA.
GCCCGTAGCTTCGAGCAGCGGTAAGGTAAATTTAACGGGTTTGTTGGTGACGACCGCCATCGGATAGCCTGCAGTCTGCAGTGCCGCCAGACCCTCTTTCACCCCCGGATACACCTTGGCATGTTTGCCGTTAATGCGGGTGTAATGCTTGAGGTAAGCGGCCAAGCCCTGTTCAAAGGCTTCTTCATCAGGTGCCTGACCGGTTTGATCATTGGTCAGGCAGCGGCGCACCAGTGTATTGGTGCCGCGACCAATAAAACGACCAATCTCTGCCACCGAACGATCCGGCAAACCCAGCTCCGCCAACATGGCGTTACAGGCCTGATGCAGATCTAGCACGGTATCGACCAGCGTGCCATCAAGATCGATGGTCAGACTCCGCGTGGACGCCAAAATGCGCTGCGACGATGTCATGACTTAACCTTGTCCAACTGCTCGCGCATAGCGCCAATGGTCGCGGCATAATCAGGCGTATTGAAAATAGCGGAGCCTGCGACAAAGGTATCTGCCCCGGCCTGCGCCACTTCAGCAATATTGTCGATTTTGATGCCGCCGTCGATTTCCAGTTTGATCGTGCGCCCGGTGCGAGCGGTGTAAGCGTCAATCTTGGCACGTACGGCCTTGAGCTTGTCGAGCGTTGAGGGAATAAAGGCCTGCCCACCAAAGCCCGGGTTCACCGACATCAGCAAGATCAGATCCAGGCGATCCATCACCCAATCCAGACACTCGATCGGCGTCGCCGGATTTAATACCAGCCCGGCTTTGCAACCCAGTGAACGAATCAAGGTGAGCGAACGGTCCATATGCGCCGAGGCTTCCGGATGAAAACTGATCCAGTCCGCCCCAGCCTTTGCAAAAGATTCAATCAGGCCATCCACCGGCGACACCATCAGGTGCACATCAATCGGTGCTTGCGTGTGCGGACGAATCGCTTGGCACACCATCGGTCCGATGGTGAGATTGGGTACGTAATGGTTGTCCATCACATCAAAGTGAATCCAGTCAGCACCCGCCGCAATCACATTGCTAACCTCTTCACCCAGGCGAGCGAAATCGGCAGAAAGAATGCTGGGCGCGATGGTATACATGACAGGCTCTTTCGATGGCGGCGGTTTTAAGTTAACTGCGGTAGTCGGCGTTGATTTTGACGTAGTCGTAAGACAGATCACAGGTCCATATCGTGGCCTGGGCATTGCCGCGGGCCAGATCGATACGCACGGTGATTTCGGCATCAGCCATAATGGCAGCGCCCTGGTCTTCGGTATAGGCGGCGGCACGGCCGCCATGCTCGGCTACCAGCGTTTCGCCCGATTGGCTGGCCAGCCAGACACGGATGTTATCGACGTTTAAATCGGTGATGCCCGCATAACCAATGGCCGCCAGAATGCGCCCCAGGTTAGGGTCGGAGGCAAAGAAAGCGGTTTTAACCAGCGGTGAATGACCCACGGCATAAGCAACGGCACGGCACTCGTCGCGGGCGTTACCGCCACTGACTGCAATGGTCATCAGCTTGGTTGCGCCTTCGCCATCGCGCACGATGGCTTGCGCCAGTTCTTGCGCCAGCGCGGTCAATGCCGCGACAAATTCTGCCCAACCGGCTTCTTGCCCGGTCGTAAACTGCACGCCCGATTTGCCCGTGGCAATGGCCACGAATGAATCATTAGTGGACGTATCGCCATCGACGGTGATGGCGTTGAAGGATTCGTCAGCCACAGCCTTGAGTGTGTCAGCCAGCAATTGCGGCGCTACGCCCGCGTCGGTTCCCATGAACCCCAGCATGGTCGCCATATTCGGCTTGATCATGCCCGCGCCCTTGGAGACACCAGTCAAGGTAACGACCTTGCCACCGATGACGATTTGGCGGGAGGCAGCCTTGGCCACGGTATCCGTCGTCATGATGGCATGCGCCGCAGCGTGCCAATGGTTGTCTGCTAAATTCGCAATGGCGGCAGGCAGCCCCGCGACCAGCCTATCGACAGGCAGCGGTTCCAGAATCACGCCCGTCGAGAACGGCAGAATCTGACTGGCTTTAACGTTAAGCAACGTAGCCAGCGTTTCGCAGGTGGTGTTGGATGCAGAGAGACCCTGCTCACCGGTGCCCGCGTTGGCAATGCCGGTGTTGATGACCAAGGCACGGATGTCCGCATTGCCCTGTTCCAACAAATGCGCACGGCAGACTTGCACCGGGGCAGCACAAAAACGATTTTGCGTAAAAACACCCGCAACACTCGCGCCTGCATCAACCGCAATGACTGTCAGATCGTTACGATCTTTTTTACGGATACCAGCGGCGGCCACGCCGAGGCGGATACCGGCCACCGGGTGCAGCGCGTCAGGCGCTGGCGTCTGATAATTAACCGGCATTACAAGACTCTCCCGTGGCAGAACTTGAACTTTTCACCCGAGCCGCAAGGGCATGGTGCATTACGGTTGATGGTTTCCGGGTCGTAAGGATTGCCATCCTGATCGACAAAAGCACCCGGCTCGCCATGCTGATAGGCCACATTTTCCGGCGCACTGCTTGCTTCAGCGGCCGCATCAATCTCTTCCGGCGAACCGATGCGCACCGTCATGAGGATGCGCGACACTTCCCGGCGCACGGCGCTGAGCAGGCTATCGAATAGCTCGAAAGCCTCTCGCTTGTATTCCTGCTTCGGATCTTTCTGGGCGTAACCGCGCAGATGAATGCCCTGACGCAGATGATCCAGCGCCGACAGGTGCTCTCGCCAGTGCGAATCCAGACTCTGCAGCATGACACTACGCTCGAAGCCGCTAAAGCTTTCTTCGCCGACCAGTGCGACCTTGGCGCCATAGACTTCATCTGCCGCCGAGATCAAACGTGCAAGCAATGCTTCGTCATCCGGTGTATCCGCACCCTGGGCGATTTCGGCCAACGGCACACGTAACTGATACTCTGATTCCAGCAGATGCTCCAGCGCTGGCAGATCCCACTGCTCATCAATCGAACCTTCCGGCACGTAGGTGCGGAAAACTTCTTCGAGCAAGCCATGACGCAAGGCCGTCATGGTGGCGCTGATTTCAGCCGTTTCCAGCAGCTCGTTACGCTGTGTGTAGATCACTCGACGTTGATCATTGGCGACGTTGTCGTATTCGAGCAGCTGTTTGCGGATGTCGAAGTTACGGCCTTCCACCTTGCGCTGCGCCGACTCTAGTGAACGCGTCACGATGGCGTGCTCAATAGGCTCGCCTTCCGGCATTTTGAGTCGATCCATGATGGCCTTGATGCGATCACCGGCAAAAATACGCAGCAGTGAGTCATCCAGGGACAGGAAGAAGCGCGAGCTGCCGGCATCGCCCTGGCGGCCAGCGCGGCCACGTAACTGATTGTCGATACGGCGCGATTCGTGACGCTCGGAACCAATGATATGCAAACCACCCGCGGCAATCACGGCATCATGCGTTTTTTGCCACTCGGCACGCAGGGCAGCAATCTTCTGCTCTTTAGCATCCGCCGATAGCGACTCATCGGCATGAATCGCATCGACATGCTTGCTGATGTTGCCGCCGAGCACGATATCCGTACCGCGACCGGCCATGTTGGTGGCAATCGTAATAACGCCCGGCTTACCCGCCTGCGCCACGATCTCGGCTTCACGTTCGTGCTGCTTGGCGTTGAGCACCTGGTGTTCCAGTTTTTCACGCTTGAGCAACGCCGACAGCAACTCGGAGTTTTCAATCGAGGTGGTACCCACCAGAATCGGGCGACCCGCTTCGTGCTGCTTGCGGATGTCAGCCACGATGGCGTTGAACTTTTCCTGTTCGGTGCGGTAGATCTGATCCTGCTGGTCTTTACGCACGGCCGGGCGATGCGTTGGGATGACCACGGTTTCCAGCCCGTAAATCTGCTGGAATTCATAGGCTTCGGTATCGGCCGTACCGGTCATGCCAGACAGCTTGCCGTACATACGGAAGTAGTTCTGGAAGGTAATCGAGGCCAGCGTTTGATTCTCATGCTGAATAGCCACACCTTCTTTGGCTTCGACGGCCTGGTGCAGACCATCGGACCAGCGCCGTCCGCTCATCAGTCGACCGGTGAATTCATCAACAATCACCACTTCATCGTTCTGCACGACGTACTGCTGATCGCGATTGAACAAATGGTGCGCACGCAATGCCGTCGTCAGGTGATGCATGAGCAGAATGTTGGCCGCTTCATACAGGCTGTGGCCTTCGGCCAGCAAACCGGCCTCCGTCAGAATGCGTTCGGCACTTTCATGACCTTCTTCAGTGAGCAGAATCTGGTTGGCTTTTTCATCCACCCAGAAATCGCCCGGGCCATCTTCTGTTTCACAACGCGTGAGTGAAGGGGCCAGTGCATTCATCCGAATGTACAGCTCGGTATGATCTTCGGCCTGGCCAGAGATAATCAGCGGCGTGCGGGCTTCATCGATCAGAATCGAATCGACTTCATCGACGATGGCGTAATGCAGTTTGCGCTGTACGCGATCCTGCACGTCGTACACCATGTTGTCGCGCAGATAATCAAAACCGAATTCGTTGTTGGTGCCGTAAGTAATATCGCTGGCGTAAGCCGCCCGCTTTTCGGCCGAAGACATCTGCGACAAATTGCAGCCCACTTCCAGACCTAACCAGCGGTGCAGACGGCCCATCCATTCGGCATCACGGCGCGCCAGGTAATCATTGACGGTAACGACGTGCACGCCTTTGCCAGCCAGTGCATTGAGGTATGCGGGCAACGTAGAAACCAGGGTTTTACCTTCCCCCGTACGCATTTCGGCGATCTTGCCGTAATGGAGCACCATACCGCCGACCAGCTGCACATCGAAGTGCCGCATGCCGAGCACGCGCTTACTGGCTTCACGGACAACCGCAAAGGCTTCGGGCAGCAGGGCATCGAGTGTTTCGCCACCGGCTAACCGC
It encodes the following:
- a CDS encoding phosphoglycolate phosphatase: MTSSQRILASTRSLTIDLDGTLVDTVLDLHQACNAMLAELGLPDRSVAEIGRFIGRGTNTLVRRCLTNDQTGQAPDEEAFEQGLAAYLKHYTRINGKHAKVYPGVKEGLAALQTAGYPMAVVTNKPVKFTLPLLEATGLAPYFKAVIGGDSTPNKKPAPDPIICACVEMDVSLMHNLHVGDSGNDIQAARAAGCGAVGVTYGYAEGYPIQAEDCNALVGSLAELAAMLPAHAHEEHS
- the secA gene encoding preprotein translocase subunit SecA, whose product is MISGLLKSLFGSRNDRLLKTYRKQVERVNAHEPAMEALSDEALQAKTAEFRTRLAGGETLDALLPEAFAVVREASKRVLGMRHFDVQLVGGMVLHYGKIAEMRTGEGKTLVSTLPAYLNALAGKGVHVVTVNDYLARRDAEWMGRLHRWLGLEVGCNLSQMSSAEKRAAYASDITYGTNNEFGFDYLRDNMVYDVQDRVQRKLHYAIVDEVDSILIDEARTPLIISGQAEDHTELYIRMNALAPSLTRCETEDGPGDFWVDEKANQILLTEEGHESAERILTEAGLLAEGHSLYEAANILLMHHLTTALRAHHLFNRDQQYVVQNDEVVIVDEFTGRLMSGRRWSDGLHQAVEAKEGVAIQHENQTLASITFQNYFRMYGKLSGMTGTADTEAYEFQQIYGLETVVIPTHRPAVRKDQQDQIYRTEQEKFNAIVADIRKQHEAGRPILVGTTSIENSELLSALLKREKLEHQVLNAKQHEREAEIVAQAGKPGVITIATNMAGRGTDIVLGGNISKHVDAIHADESLSADAKEQKIAALRAEWQKTHDAVIAAGGLHIIGSERHESRRIDNQLRGRAGRQGDAGSSRFFLSLDDSLLRIFAGDRIKAIMDRLKMPEGEPIEHAIVTRSLESAQRKVEGRNFDIRKQLLEYDNVANDQRRVIYTQRNELLETAEISATMTALRHGLLEEVFRTYVPEGSIDEQWDLPALEHLLESEYQLRVPLAEIAQGADTPDDEALLARLISAADEVYGAKVALVGEESFSGFERSVMLQSLDSHWREHLSALDHLRQGIHLRGYAQKDPKQEYKREAFELFDSLLSAVRREVSRILMTVRIGSPEEIDAAAEASSAPENVAYQHGEPGAFVDQDGNPYDPETINRNAPCPCGSGEKFKFCHGRVL
- the rpe gene encoding ribulose-phosphate 3-epimerase, coding for MYTIAPSILSADFARLGEEVSNVIAAGADWIHFDVMDNHYVPNLTIGPMVCQAIRPHTQAPIDVHLMVSPVDGLIESFAKAGADWISFHPEASAHMDRSLTLIRSLGCKAGLVLNPATPIECLDWVMDRLDLILLMSVNPGFGGQAFIPSTLDKLKAVRAKIDAYTARTGRTIKLEIDGGIKIDNIAEVAQAGADTFVAGSAIFNTPDYAATIGAMREQLDKVKS
- the argJ gene encoding bifunctional glutamate N-acetyltransferase/amino-acid acetyltransferase ArgJ, with translation MPVNYQTPAPDALHPVAGIRLGVAAAGIRKKDRNDLTVIAVDAGASVAGVFTQNRFCAAPVQVCRAHLLEQGNADIRALVINTGIANAGTGEQGLSASNTTCETLATLLNVKASQILPFSTGVILEPLPVDRLVAGLPAAIANLADNHWHAAAHAIMTTDTVAKAASRQIVIGGKVVTLTGVSKGAGMIKPNMATMLGFMGTDAGVAPQLLADTLKAVADESFNAITVDGDTSTNDSFVAIATGKSGVQFTTGQEAGWAEFVAALTALAQELAQAIVRDGEGATKLMTIAVSGGNARDECRAVAYAVGHSPLVKTAFFASDPNLGRILAAIGYAGITDLNVDNIRVWLASQSGETLVAEHGGRAAAYTEDQGAAIMADAEITVRIDLARGNAQATIWTCDLSYDYVKINADYRS